The DNA segment CGAAGGCGGCGTACGGGGTGCTGTTCGGGCCTTGGATGAACGGCGTGGCGACCTTCATGTACAACGGCCGCTTCGAACCGGCGAAGGAACTCGAGCTGCTCGCGCGCTATCCGATCGCGACCTTCTGCGCGCCGCCCACCGAGTACCGGATGCTGGTCAAGGAGGATCTGAGCCGCTACAAGTTCCCGGTTCTGCGCCATTGCACCGGTGCAGGCGAGCCGCTCAATCCAGAGGTCATCGAGACCTGGCGCGAGCACTACGGGATCACGATCCACGACGGCTACGGCCAGACCGAAACGATCATCGTTGCCGCCAACCTGCCCGGGATGAAAGTCAAGCCGGGTTCGATGGGCCGTCCGTTTCCGGGCCACGACTTGCGCGTGCTCCGGGCGGACGGTAGCGAAGCCGCCGAAGACGAGGTCGGCGAACTTGCGATCCGCACGCGCCCCGAGCGTCCGCCATCGCTGTTTTTGGAGTACTGGAAAAATCCCGAGGAGACCGCCGCGGCGTTTCGTGGCGATTGGTACTTCACCGGCGACCTCGCGCGGCGCGATGGCGACGGCTATCTGTGGTTCGTCGGTCGCGCCGACGACGTTATCATCTCGGCCGGCTATCGGATTGGACCGTTCGAGGTCGAAAGCGTTTTGCTCGAACATCCGGCGGTCATGGAATCGGCGGTGGTGGCGAGCCCCGATCCCGATCGCGGTGCGCTCGTCAAGGCGTTTGTCCGCCTCAAACCCGGCACCGAGCGCGGCGAAGCGATGGTGCGCGAGCTCCAGGAGCATTGCAAACGCGCCACCGCGCCCTACAAGTATCCACGCGAGGTCGAGTTCGTTGACGAGCTGCCCAGAACGGTGAGCGGCAAAATTCGCCGCGTCGATCTGCGCAAGGCTGAAGAAGCCCGCAAGCGCGCGCGCTGAGCGCGTGTCCGCGCCGTGATTGATTCGCTCCTTCCCTTGCGAAGGCGAGGCTTAGGGAGCGGTCACGCACTCGCAAGACTGGGCGTTCGGACAGGTCATCGATCGCCGCTCACCGCTTGCCCGAGGCCAGCAGATTGACTTTGCCGGCGAAGTCTTCGAGGTCGACCTCGGTCGTTTCGAGCAGCCGCGCCACCATCCCCCAGAACCCGATCGACAGGATGAGCTCGACGAGCTCCGCGGTGCCGAGATGCTTCTTGAGCGCCTCGAGCGTCTCCTTACGCCCTTTGACGTTGCGCGTCACCTCATCAGTCAACTTAAGCACCAGGCCCTCGACCTCGTCGAAGCATCGCGCGCTCTCCCAGTTGTCCATCGCGGCGACCTGCTCCTCGCTGACGCCCGTGGCGTGCGCAATCGGCACGTGTTGGGTCCATTCATAGACCGAGCCGGTGATCTTGGCGGTGCGCAGGATCGCTATCTCGCGCAGCTTGCCGTCGAGCTTCGCGCGGGTCAGCAGCGCGTGCCCCAGGCGCGAGAACTCGCGGAAGACCGGTTCGGTGTTCGCGATCATCCGCGCGACGTTGAGCTTGCGCGGAGTGTTGCCAAGGATCTCGCGGGTCTTGTCGGAAACTTTGAATTCATCGGCATAGGGCAGCAGCGCCATCGCGTGAGTTCCTCCGTTACGAAGATGATGTCCGCGGCGTGCGCGGAGGTCACGGCTGATGCGAAGCGTAGTCCGGGCGGCGAGGGCGATGCAAATCCGGACGCCGGATCAGGCCTGCGCGTCGGAGCCGGGGGTCGCCTGATGGGTCCACCACCAGATGAGCCAGCCGGCGAACGCAACCACCGCCACGCCCACCGCGACCCAGCGCGCGCTCCAGTGCACCAGCTCGACCACGCGCCAGATCTCATCGCCTACCATGTAGCCGATCGCAACCATCAGCGAGCACCAGATGATCGCGCCCATCACGTTCCATCCGAGGAAGCGCAGAAACGGCATCCCGGCCGCGCCCGCCATCGGTCCCGCCATGAAGCGCGCGCCCGTGATGAAGCGCGCCATGAAGACCGCCTTGCTGCCGTGTTGGTCGAAAAACGCGCGCAGCCGGTCCAACCGCCGGCGCAGCGCGGCAAAGCGCGCGGCGAGGTTCTCGAGCAAGCGCTGGCCGCCGGTGCGTCCGAGCAGGTAGCCGCAGCAATCGCCCGAAACCGCGGCCACCAGCACCACCGCCCATACCGCTTCAAGCCCAAGCAACTGGCGTCCGGCGAGGAATCCCGCCGCGATCAACACCGTCTCTTCGGGCACCGGCACGCCGAGATTTCCGATAAAAATGCAGGCGAAGATGCCGAAATAGCCCCAGGCCGCGAGCAGATCGGGGAACTTGGCGGGGTCAGGAAACAGATGCATTGCTGTGGCGGCCGGATTGCTCGCTCGCGACTCAAGCTTGCCCGAATCCGCGAACGGACGTAAGAGGGCGTCTGCCCGCGATCACGGACGCGGCGGAACGCCTGAGGCGCCCGGGGATTTCGTCGCTTGTGCCGCAGGAGTGAGCTTTTTGCCGTTGACAGTCCACGCCCCGTCCTTGTAGCTGGCATGGCAGGCGTAACTAGCGCCGTCGCGCACCAGGATCCCGCCCGCCAGCAGGCCCTTGACCTGATCGTTAGTGGCGAGCTGCGCGAGCAAGGCCGGGAGAATCGTAGCCTCGGCGGTGACGCTCGCGTATTTTTCCCAGACGCTCGCGGCCAGCGCCTTGCCGTCGGCCGCCCGGGCCTTCATTAGCGGGTCGTCGGCAAGCTGCGGCGCGATCGCGGCATGGGCATCGCCCATCGCCTTGCCGCCGGCACCGGCGAGGTCGAGATGGAGCGAAATCGTCGGCCCACGCTGGACCATCGCGATCAGCAGGCCCGCGCCCTTCTCGCGCATCATCTGAGTCTGTGCCGCCTTGTCGAGCCCCGAGCGCGAAATCGACAGGGCGTCTGTGCGCAAGCGCTCGAATGGCGCGGCCGCAAGATTGCCGGCGTTGGCCTCCAGCGCGAGCGGGCCGAGCCTCAGTTGCCCGCCACGGAGCTCGTCGGCCGCCAGCTTCAGGCGCGCCTCGATAAGCCCGTTGGTGAGCGAAGTACGCGTGGAGATGGACAGCTTTCTGAGCAGTCCGCTCCTGGCCGGATGAGCGCCGAGCGGCACGAGGCTGTAGCCGAGGCGTTGGAGCACGAGCGTGCCGCCGCCGAGCCATAAGCCCGAGGTGTCGCGGCGGGACTCGCCATCGAGTGCGAGGTTTGCCGCTTCGACCTCGCCAAAAGTGCCGGTCGCGGTAATCCCGGGTGCTCTGCCGCGCATCAGATGCCTGTCAGCGGACAGCCGCCATCGCCAGTCGAGGCCGCCGAATTCGACGGTCAGCCCCGGACTGACGCGCTGCGACGGCTCGCGCGAGACATGCAGGTCCAAAGCGCCGTTGATGGCGACCACGGTCTGGATGAGCAAGGGCGCGTCGCCTGCGGTTCGATTCAGAAAGTCACGCAAGACCGGCGGCGGGTCGGTATCGACGACGGCCGCCACTGGAAAGGCGACGCGCCATCCGTCGTAAAAGCCGAGCGGTCCGTGGTGGATATGCTGGGTTAGCGTGAACCGCTGACCGCGAGCGGTACCGCTCAGCTCGCACTCGGAGGAGAACCAGCCGCGCTGGTAAGAGTCGATCTTGACCGCAAAGCCGCTGTCGGCGACCTGCGCGATCGCGTCGCGGTAGATCGCTTCCGCGCGCCCACCGAACCCTCCGGGCAGCGCGACGATTACGCAGAGGATAGCTGCCAGAACGAGAAGAGCCGTTCGGGCCTGGCCGCGGCGCCGCCGGGTGCAATCCGTGCCTCCTTCGCAGAGCCGCCGCCGGAGCGGATGGAGGACGGGCGCCGGCATGAGAATAAGCAGTATCAGCCGCGCGATCGCGGGACAAGTCGTTGGGGGGGCCGATTGACAGCGTGGCTCGCGATAGGCCCTGACCGCGTGCCGCGGACGGATCCCGCGTTACCCTCAGGTCGTTCAAATGCGCTATTGGGTTCTCTGAGCATGCCCAAAGGTCGCCGCACCTCCCTGCGTCGGGAGGGCGGCGGCGGATGACCGCGCCTGCGAGGTCGCTATGAAAATCGAAGAACTCGAACGGAGGCTTCGCGTCCTCGAGGACATCGAGGAGATCAAGCGCTTGAAGGCGCGCTACGCCGCTGCCTGCGACAACAATTACGATCCCGACACGATCGCCTCGCTCTTCGTGCCCGATGGCGTATGGGACGGCGGCGAGCTGGGCCGTGCCCAAGGGCGCGAGGCGATCCGCGCCTTTTTCGCCAAGGCGCCCAAGGCCTTCCCGTTCGCGATCCATAACGTGATGAACCCGATTATCGAGGTCAGCGGCGACCACGCGCGCGGGCAATGGTATCTGCTCCAACCGCTGACTATGGCCAAAGGCAATCAGGCGGCGTGGCTCGCCGGACGCTACGAGGACGAGTACGTGCGCACGGCCGAGGGATGGCGATTTCTGCGACTGCGTTTCACGCCGACTTTCCTGACGCCTTACGCCGAAGGCTGGGCGAAGCAGCGATTCGTGTAGCGCCGCGCGCAACGCGCACGCGCATGCCAATTCAGAAGGAGGAGAGTAATCATGGCATTGGCAGGCGAGGTGACCAATCCCGAGCGGCTTGAGACCCGCGACCTGACGTTCCAGAGCGACGGCGTCGCGATTGGCGGCTACCTGGCGCGCCCGCGCCAGCCCGGCACGTATCCCGGGGTGATCGTGATTCACGAGGCGTGGGGCGTGATCGAACACATTCGCGACGTCACGCGCCGCTTCGCCAACGCCGGCTACATCGCGCTCGCGCCCGAGCTGTACACGCGCGTCGGCGCGCCCAAGACCACCGACGGGATGGACGTCGTGCGCAGCCGGATGCTCGCGATGAGCGATGCGCAGCTCGTGCGCGATCTCGACAAGGCGGCCGACGTGCTTGCCGCCGAGCCCGGGATGAGCGGCAAGATCGGATGCGTCGGTTTTTGCATGGGCGGCCGCACCACCCTGCTGTACGCGTGCAGCAGCAACCGGCTGAGCGCGGCGATCGATTGCTGGGGCGGCGCGATCACCGCCGACATGTCGCCGCCGAGCAGCAACCGGCCGACGCCGGTGATCGACCTGGTGCCGCAGCTCTGCTGCCCGCTCTACGTGGTCTGCGGCGAGGAGGACACCAACCCGTCGCCCGCTCACGCCGAGCAGCTGCGCCAGCGCCTGCAACAGTCTGGCAAGATCTTCGTCTTCGACATGTTCAGGGACGCGGGCCACGCGTTCTTTGCCGACTACCGCCCGAGCTACCGGGAAAAGGCCGCTTTTGAGCTGTGGCCGAAAATGGTCAGATTCTTTGACCGCTATCTCAAGGGCAAGTGATGGCGCAGCCGTACGCGCTCAGCTTGGCCGAGGCCGCGCGGCTCCTGCGCGAGCGTAAGCTCACGGCGCTCGAGATGGTCGAGTCCTCGTTGGCCCGGATCGACCGCCTCGACGGCGCGGTCAAGGCGTGGGTCGCGCTCGATCGCGCCAGCGTCCGGCGCGCCGCCGCCGAGCTCGACGCCGAAGCGAGCGCCGGCCGCATCCGCGGCCCCCTGCATGGCGTACCGGTCGGTGTGAAGGACATCTTCTACACCGCCGGGCTTGCCACCGAGGGCGGCTCGCGCTCGCTCAAGGGCTTCGTGCCGGACTACGACGCCGAGGCGGTCGCGCGGCTGCGGCGCGCCGGCGCAATCATCCTGGGCAAGACGGCGACCACCGAGTTCGCGCTGCTCGATCCCGCCGAGACGCGCAACCCGTGGAACCTCGAACATACGCCCGGCGGCTCCAGCAGCGGTTCG comes from the Candidatus Binataceae bacterium genome and includes:
- a CDS encoding carboxymuconolactone decarboxylase family protein gives rise to the protein MALLPYADEFKVSDKTREILGNTPRKLNVARMIANTEPVFREFSRLGHALLTRAKLDGKLREIAILRTAKITGSVYEWTQHVPIAHATGVSEEQVAAMDNWESARCFDEVEGLVLKLTDEVTRNVKGRKETLEALKKHLGTAELVELILSIGFWGMVARLLETTEVDLEDFAGKVNLLASGKR
- a CDS encoding AMP-binding protein encodes the protein MSDNYQELYNNFRWEVPEFFNFGATVDAFAADPLRVAILWEDQEGNRARLTFADIRDQSNRIANVLLGLGVRPGDPVMIALERITLWQAAYVGALKAGALVIPCTAMLREKDLAYRANHAGACTIIAGLENAELIGDLRNHCPTLKYFLLAGSPRSGWLGLRDSMQRASSSFTPVRTRSSDPAICYYTSGTTREPKAVLHSHAYTWCHRYTGSTWLDARPGELHWTTSDTGWAKAAYGVLFGPWMNGVATFMYNGRFEPAKELELLARYPIATFCAPPTEYRMLVKEDLSRYKFPVLRHCTGAGEPLNPEVIETWREHYGITIHDGYGQTETIIVAANLPGMKVKPGSMGRPFPGHDLRVLRADGSEAAEDEVGELAIRTRPERPPSLFLEYWKNPEETAAAFRGDWYFTGDLARRDGDGYLWFVGRADDVIISAGYRIGPFEVESVLLEHPAVMESAVVASPDPDRGALVKAFVRLKPGTERGEAMVRELQEHCKRATAPYKYPREVEFVDELPRTVSGKIRRVDLRKAEEARKRAR
- a CDS encoding DedA family protein, which translates into the protein MHLFPDPAKFPDLLAAWGYFGIFACIFIGNLGVPVPEETVLIAAGFLAGRQLLGLEAVWAVVLVAAVSGDCCGYLLGRTGGQRLLENLAARFAALRRRLDRLRAFFDQHGSKAVFMARFITGARFMAGPMAGAAGMPFLRFLGWNVMGAIIWCSLMVAIGYMVGDEIWRVVELVHWSARWVAVGVAVVAFAGWLIWWWTHQATPGSDAQA
- a CDS encoding DUF945 family protein encodes the protein MPAPVLHPLRRRLCEGGTDCTRRRRGQARTALLVLAAILCVIVALPGGFGGRAEAIYRDAIAQVADSGFAVKIDSYQRGWFSSECELSGTARGQRFTLTQHIHHGPLGFYDGWRVAFPVAAVVDTDPPPVLRDFLNRTAGDAPLLIQTVVAINGALDLHVSREPSQRVSPGLTVEFGGLDWRWRLSADRHLMRGRAPGITATGTFGEVEAANLALDGESRRDTSGLWLGGGTLVLQRLGYSLVPLGAHPARSGLLRKLSISTRTSLTNGLIEARLKLAADELRGGQLRLGPLALEANAGNLAAAPFERLRTDALSISRSGLDKAAQTQMMREKGAGLLIAMVQRGPTISLHLDLAGAGGKAMGDAHAAIAPQLADDPLMKARAADGKALAASVWEKYASVTAEATILPALLAQLATNDQVKGLLAGGILVRDGASYACHASYKDGAWTVNGKKLTPAAQATKSPGASGVPPRP
- a CDS encoding dienelactone hydrolase family protein, translated to MALAGEVTNPERLETRDLTFQSDGVAIGGYLARPRQPGTYPGVIVIHEAWGVIEHIRDVTRRFANAGYIALAPELYTRVGAPKTTDGMDVVRSRMLAMSDAQLVRDLDKAADVLAAEPGMSGKIGCVGFCMGGRTTLLYACSSNRLSAAIDCWGGAITADMSPPSSNRPTPVIDLVPQLCCPLYVVCGEEDTNPSPAHAEQLRQRLQQSGKIFVFDMFRDAGHAFFADYRPSYREKAAFELWPKMVRFFDRYLKGK
- a CDS encoding nuclear transport factor 2 family protein, with the protein product MKIEELERRLRVLEDIEEIKRLKARYAAACDNNYDPDTIASLFVPDGVWDGGELGRAQGREAIRAFFAKAPKAFPFAIHNVMNPIIEVSGDHARGQWYLLQPLTMAKGNQAAWLAGRYEDEYVRTAEGWRFLRLRFTPTFLTPYAEGWAKQRFV